The nucleotide window TATGAGAAAGTTCCCGGGGATTCAAGGGAGCCGGGACCCGCTGCCGGGCCCCGCCGGGCCGGGTCAATTGTCCGGTTCTATGGCCTTGAGGTGCCGCCACAGCGCCAGGTGCGCGCCCCCCAGGCCAAGCAGGCAGGACAGCGCCAGCAGCCACAGCGCCTCGCTGGCCGACAATCCCACCAGGGCGAAGCCGGAGTCGTACAGGGACACCACCCTGGCCACCCCGGCCTCCAGCCACCAGAGGCCGGCCGACACCACCACCAGCGCCAGCATGCCGCCGGCCAGACCATACCAGAGGCCGGTATAGAGGAAGGGACGGCGGATGAAGGCATCGGTGGCCCCCACCAGCTTCATCACTTCTATGGTGGACTTGCGGTTCTGGATCATCAGCCTGATGGTGTTGCCCACCACCAGCACCATGGCGGTGAGCAGCAGAACGGCGATCAGGCTGACCCCGTCACGGGCAAGGGCTACCACCGCCTTGAGGCGCTTGAGCCATTCCAGATCCAGCTTGCCCTGGGCCACCTCCCGCTCCTTCTGGAGCTTGGCCAGCAGCGCCCTGGCCGCCTCCGGGCTGGCATGGCGATCGGTGGGGGTCACCAGGATCAGCGCCGGCAGGGGGTTCTCATCCAGGTAGTCCAGGGCCTCGCCGAAGCCGCTCTGCTGGCGGAATTCGAGCAGGGCTTCGGTCCGGGTCACCAGCACCGCCTCGGCCACCTCGGGATAGAGGCCGATGCGGGTGGCCACCTTGTCCGCCTCGAGGTCGTCGATGCGATCGTGCAGGAACAGCGAGATCTGGGCCGCCTTCTGCCACTGGCTGGACACCCCTTCCGCGTTCTTCAACAGCACGTAGAGGGTGGACGGCAGGGTCAGGGAGAAACCCAGCACCGCTATGGTCAGCAGGGTCGACAGGGGGGTGCGCCACAGCTCACCCAGGCTGCCCAGGGACTGCTGCAGGTGGCGGACAAAGAACATCAGCAGGCGGCGCATGGCCGAAGGCCTGGCCGCCGAGGGCGCGTCGAGGCGGTTTTCAAACAGCAGGCTCACAGGCTGGCCTCCGACAGTTCATCACCCAGCATGCGGCCGCCCTTGAGGGTCAGGGTGCGGTGGCGCATGCGGGCGATCAGGCCCAGGTCGTGGGTGGCCACCAACACAGAGATGCCCAGGGCGTTGAGGTCCTCGAACAGCCGCAGGATGTCCATGGACAGCTTGGGATCCAGGTTGCCGGTGGGCTCGTCGGCCAGCAGCAGGGGCGGTTTGTTGACCACGGCCCGGGCTATGCCGACCCGCTGCTGCTCGCCGCCACTGAGCTGGATGGGATAGCAGGGCGCCTTGTCGCTCAGGCCCACCCATTCCAGGGCGGTATGGACCCGCTTGCGGATCTCCCCTTCCCCGAAGCCGGCAATGACCAGCGGCAGGGCCACGTTTTCGTAGACGGTCCTGTCCATCAGCAGCCGGTGGTCCTGGAAGATGATGCCCATGTCCCGGCGCACATAGGGCACCTGGCTGCGACCGATCCTGGTGATGTCGTGGCCGTTGATGTAGACCTGGCCCGCCGAGGGGCGCTCCATCAGGGTGATCAGGCGCAGCAGGGTGCTCTTGCCGGCGCCGCTGTGGCCGGTAAGGAAGGCCATCTCGCCCTTGGCGAGATGGAAACTCACGTTCTGCAGCGCCTGGGCGCCGCCCGAGTAGGCCTTGGAGACCTGCTGGAAGCGGATCATGAATCTTCTTGTCCAAACAAGGCTTCGATGAAGTCGTTGCTGTTGAAGGTTCGCAGATCCTCGATGCCTTCGCCAACACCTATATACCTGATAGGAATACCAAATTTATCGGCAATGGCAAAGATGACGCCGCCCTTGGCGGTGCCGTCCAGCTTGGTGAGGGTGATGCCGGTCAGGCCCACGGCGTCGCTGAACAGCTTGGCCTGGGACAGGGCATTCTGGCCGGTGCCGGCGTCCAGGGTCAGCATCACCTCGTGGGGGGCTTCCGGATCCAGCTTCTTCATCACCCGCACCAGCTTCTTGAGCTCTTCCATCAGGTGCGCCTTGTTCTGCAGGCGGCCTGCGGTGTCGGCGATCAGCACGTCCGCCCCCCTGGCCCTGGCCGCTTCCAGGGCATCGAACAGCACAGAGGCGGAATCGGCGCCGGTGTGCTGGGCGACCACGGGGATGTCGTTACGTTCGCCCCAGACCTGGAGCTGTTCCACGGCGGCGGCCCTGAAGGTGTCGCCGGCGGCCAGCATCACCGACTTGCCTTCGTCCTTGAACTGGCGGGCCAGCTTGCCGATGGTGGTGGTCTTGCCGACGCCGTTCACACCCACCATCAGGATCACATAGGGCTTGCGGCTGTCGTCCACCACCAGTGGCTGGGAGACGGGATCCAGCAGCTGCTGCATCTCCTGCTTGAGCAGCTCGTACAGGGCCTCGGCGTCCTTGAGCTGGGACAGGCTGGCCTGCTTGGTGAGGCGATCGATGAGGCGGCTGGTGGTTTCCACTCCCAGATCCGCCAGTAGCAACTGGGTCTCCAGCTCCTCGAACAGCTCGTCGTCGATCTTCTTGCCCTTGAACAGGGACACGAAGCCGGTGCCCAGGGTCTGGCGGGTGCGGCTGAGGCCGGCCTTGAGTCGGGCGAAGAAGCCCGGCTTCTCGTGGCCCTTGTGGGCCTCGGCGGCCTGCTCGGCCAGGTTAAGCTCTGCCTTTTCCTTGCTCTTCTCGGCGGCCAGGCGCTCTGCCTCCGCCTCTTCGGCGGCAAGACGCTCTGCCTCAGCCTGCTCGGCGGCAAGACGCTCTGCCTCCGCCCGCTCGGCGGCAAGGCGCTCTGCCTCCGCCTGCTCGGCGGCCAGACGCTCTGCCTCGGCCTCTTCGGCGACAAGGCGCTCTGCCTCCGCCTGCTCGGCGGCAAGGCGCTCTGCCTCCGCCTGCTCGGCGGCAAGGCGCTCTGCCTCGGCCTTTTCGGCGGCAAGGCGCTCTGCCTCCGCCTCTTCGGCGGCAAGGCGCTCTGCCTCCGCCTGCTCGGCGGCCAGACGTTCAGCCTCCGCCTGCTCGGCGGCAAGGCGCTCTGCCTCGATCTCTTCGGCGGCAAGGCGCTGGGCCTCCGCCTCTTCGACGGCAAGGCGCTCAGTCTCCTGGGACGGGACTTCCTGGGGGGTCGGCTCGGTCTTGGCGCCTTCTTCCTTGCGCCCAAAACCCAGCCAGGAAAACAAACCTTTCTTCTTGCTCATGGCAATCTGCTTTCTGGCGGCTAGAATAGCGGGATTTTGAAAGCCACTAGTCTATCAGGCCCCAGGAGAAAAATCCGCCATGCCAAGGCCCCGCCGCAGCAACAGAAACCCGAGCAACCAGGACGGCCAGGTGCGCATCATCGCCGGCCAGTACCGGGGCCGTAAGTTGCCGGTGAGGGATCTGGCCGGTCTCAGGCCCACCACGGACAGGGTCAAGGAAACCCTGTTCAACTGGCTGCAGGGGGAGATCCCAGAGGCCAGGGTGCTGGACTGCTTCGCCGGTGCCGGCGCCCTGGGCTTCGAGGCCCTGTCACGCCACGCCGAACAGGTGATCCTGGTGGAACTGGACAAGAACGCCGCTCGCCAGCTTGAGGACAACCTGGCCAGGCTGGGCAGTAATAAAGGCGTGGTGGTCCAGGCGGACGTGCTGCAGTACCTGGCCGGCCAGGCAGCGACCCCCATGGATCTGGTCTTTGTCGATCCGCCCTTTCGCAAGGGCCTGGCCGAGGACTGCCTGCGGCTGCTGGCAGAAAGAGGCTGGCTGGCGGAGGGCGCCTGGATCTACCTGGAGACCGAAAGCGAGTCGCCGGCCCAGGTGCCGGCCGGCTGGCGCCTGCACCGGGAAATCAAGGCCGGCCAGGTCCTGGCCCGCCTCTACCAAAGAGAGAGCCAAGCATGAAGTTGTTCGCCATCGTCGTCCGTATCGCCCTGGCCCTGCTGTGGGCCGTCTGCCTCTACAACCTGTTCGCGCCCCTGGCCCACCCGCTGGACAAGCTGCTGTACCTGGTGCTGGGGGTGACCTTGATCATGCACCTGGCCCAGGCGCTGATCTTCGGTTCCATGCTCAAGCTGGGCTGGCGGGGCAAGCTGGACATCTTCCTGTTCGGCGCCCTGGCCGCCGCCCGCCACAAGCAGGCGCTGGCAGCCAGACAGCAAGCATGAAAAAAGGGGCCTAGGCCCCTCCCGCTATACGCCCTGCTCCAGATAGCGACCAATGCCGTCCAGGAACATCTGCACCGCGATCATCACCAGGATCATGCCCATCAACCGCTCCATGGCGGTGAGGCCGCGTTCCCCCATTACCTTCATCAGCACTTCCGAGAACATCAGGATCACCGCGTTGACGGCCCAGGCACCCACCAGGGCAACGGTGAGCATGCCCAGCTGATCCGGCACCTGGTTGGACAGCAGGATCAGCGCCGCCAGTATGGAGGGGCCCGCCATCAGCGGTATGGCCATGGGTACCAGGAAGGGCTCCTCGCCCACGGCCAGGCCGGTGACGCCGCCCGGGGTGGGGAAGATCATCTTGATGGCGATCAGGAACAATATGATGCCGCCGGCGATGGACACCGACTCCTGGCGCAGCCCCAGGAAGTTGAGCACCGTCTCACCACCGAACAGGAACAGCAGCATGATGGCCAGGGCCAGAAACAGCTCGCGGATCAGGATGATGCGGCGGCGCTTGGCGGGCAGGTGCTTGAGGATGGAGATGAACACGGGCATGTTGCCCAGGGGATCCATGATCAGGAACAGGGTGACGGCGGCGGCGAAGAAATCCATAAGTCCAGGCTCTATGGCAGTCCAGGTGGCTGGCAGTATAACAGGGAAGGGCCGGAGCCAGCCCTTCAAGAGGGCCTCAGCTCAGGCTGATGCCGATATTGGAAATGTCCTCGTTGCGGCCCAGCTGCCGGGCCTGGCGAACCTCCTCCTTGCCCGGCTCCCCCTCCAGCAACGCCAGCAGCGTTTCCTGAAAATCCCTTTCCGCCTGCCACAGCGGCTCTTCGTCCAGGGCCTCGTCGGCCAGCTCTGCCCCGGCCAGGGCGTTGAGATAGTCCTGCACTGTGCCGCGGGACAGCCGGCTCACGTCCAGGGCCGGGTTTTCGTCCTTGTCCATCATGCCGGACAGTACCGCCTGCACCGCCAGCACCGCATTGAGAGCGGGATAGACGCCGTACATGTCGTAGGCGGCCGGATCCGGCTCCAGCTCGGCGACCTTTTCCAGTTGCTTTTCAAAACCGATGCGGGCCTTGGGATCCAGCAGTTTCTCCCAGGCGGTGTCCAGGCTGGCCTTGAGCTGGGCGGCATTGTCCAGCTCCACCACTTCGGCGAAGAGCTGAAAGTTGGGCAACATGCGGGCCGCCAGGGCGGCGGCAAAGGCGCGCTGGCCGCGGTGGGACAAGGCGTGGATGGCTTTTTCCATGGGTGGCATTCCTTATAAAGACGCCACCCATTCTAGCCGTCTCAGCGTTCCCTGCGCCACAGGTGCCGCCACCCGAACCAGGCAGCGGAAACCAGGGTCACGGCGACAACGGGCGCCTGCAGCCACGTCAGCGGCCAACCCGGGGTCAGGGTGACCATCCACAGGGCAAAGCTCAGGCTCAGCATCACCAGCGACTCGTAGTAGTCCAGGGCCAGGTGGTTCTTCCATTGGTGCATGACATTGTCTCCCCA belongs to Gallaecimonas sp. GXIMD4217 and includes:
- the ftsX gene encoding permease-like cell division protein FtsX codes for the protein MSLLFENRLDAPSAARPSAMRRLLMFFVRHLQQSLGSLGELWRTPLSTLLTIAVLGFSLTLPSTLYVLLKNAEGVSSQWQKAAQISLFLHDRIDDLEADKVATRIGLYPEVAEAVLVTRTEALLEFRQQSGFGEALDYLDENPLPALILVTPTDRHASPEAARALLAKLQKEREVAQGKLDLEWLKRLKAVVALARDGVSLIAVLLLTAMVLVVGNTIRLMIQNRKSTIEVMKLVGATDAFIRRPFLYTGLWYGLAGGMLALVVVSAGLWWLEAGVARVVSLYDSGFALVGLSASEALWLLALSCLLGLGGAHLALWRHLKAIEPDN
- the ftsE gene encoding cell division ATP-binding protein FtsE, translating into MIRFQQVSKAYSGGAQALQNVSFHLAKGEMAFLTGHSGAGKSTLLRLITLMERPSAGQVYINGHDITRIGRSQVPYVRRDMGIIFQDHRLLMDRTVYENVALPLVIAGFGEGEIRKRVHTALEWVGLSDKAPCYPIQLSGGEQQRVGIARAVVNKPPLLLADEPTGNLDPKLSMDILRLFEDLNALGISVLVATHDLGLIARMRHRTLTLKGGRMLGDELSEASL
- the rsmD gene encoding 16S rRNA (guanine(966)-N(2))-methyltransferase RsmD, translating into MPRPRRSNRNPSNQDGQVRIIAGQYRGRKLPVRDLAGLRPTTDRVKETLFNWLQGEIPEARVLDCFAGAGALGFEALSRHAEQVILVELDKNAARQLEDNLARLGSNKGVVVQADVLQYLAGQAATPMDLVFVDPPFRKGLAEDCLRLLAERGWLAEGAWIYLETESESPAQVPAGWRLHREIKAGQVLARLYQRESQA
- a CDS encoding YjaG family protein; the protein is MEKAIHALSHRGQRAFAAALAARMLPNFQLFAEVVELDNAAQLKASLDTAWEKLLDPKARIGFEKQLEKVAELEPDPAAYDMYGVYPALNAVLAVQAVLSGMMDKDENPALDVSRLSRGTVQDYLNALAGAELADEALDEEPLWQAERDFQETLLALLEGEPGKEEVRQARQLGRNEDISNIGISLS
- the ftsY gene encoding signal recognition particle-docking protein FtsY, giving the protein MSKKKGLFSWLGFGRKEEGAKTEPTPQEVPSQETERLAVEEAEAQRLAAEEIEAERLAAEQAEAERLAAEQAEAERLAAEEAEAERLAAEKAEAERLAAEQAEAERLAAEQAEAERLVAEEAEAERLAAEQAEAERLAAERAEAERLAAEQAEAERLAAEEAEAERLAAEKSKEKAELNLAEQAAEAHKGHEKPGFFARLKAGLSRTRQTLGTGFVSLFKGKKIDDELFEELETQLLLADLGVETTSRLIDRLTKQASLSQLKDAEALYELLKQEMQQLLDPVSQPLVVDDSRKPYVILMVGVNGVGKTTTIGKLARQFKDEGKSVMLAAGDTFRAAAVEQLQVWGERNDIPVVAQHTGADSASVLFDALEAARARGADVLIADTAGRLQNKAHLMEELKKLVRVMKKLDPEAPHEVMLTLDAGTGQNALSQAKLFSDAVGLTGITLTKLDGTAKGGVIFAIADKFGIPIRYIGVGEGIEDLRTFNSNDFIEALFGQEDS
- a CDS encoding DUF1145 domain-containing protein yields the protein MKLFAIVVRIALALLWAVCLYNLFAPLAHPLDKLLYLVLGVTLIMHLAQALIFGSMLKLGWRGKLDIFLFGALAAARHKQALAARQQA
- a CDS encoding YhgN family NAAT transporter; translated protein: MDFFAAAVTLFLIMDPLGNMPVFISILKHLPAKRRRIILIRELFLALAIMLLFLFGGETVLNFLGLRQESVSIAGGIILFLIAIKMIFPTPGGVTGLAVGEEPFLVPMAIPLMAGPSILAALILLSNQVPDQLGMLTVALVGAWAVNAVILMFSEVLMKVMGERGLTAMERLMGMILVMIAVQMFLDGIGRYLEQGV